The following are encoded in a window of Oscillospiraceae bacterium genomic DNA:
- the gpr gene encoding GPR endopeptidase, translating to MKNIDLAVECSEVRGTPEGVEVKKGEGAGCRVHVITVMTEEAAQKLGKPIGKYVTVEFDEEPGDNESLLALSKEVAKHLSDMLPKEGDLLFCGLGNRSITPDSLGPIAAEKVLATRHLPKDMPELKGLRPVSVFSAGVLSQTGIETAELLSGVVDRTKPAAVVTTDALAARRLSRLSRTVQISDTGIAPGSGVGNTRTAIDEKTLGCKVIAIGVPLVVDGATLACDLFNIEEQKREETRKLLPEKAEQLMVTSQEIDKIVTAVGRLIALAFNLAAQPSMDPEVLLEMS from the coding sequence TTGAAAAATATCGACCTTGCCGTCGAATGCAGCGAAGTGCGCGGCACACCCGAAGGTGTCGAAGTCAAAAAGGGCGAGGGTGCGGGCTGCCGGGTTCATGTGATTACGGTCATGACCGAAGAGGCGGCGCAAAAACTGGGGAAACCCATCGGCAAATACGTCACTGTCGAATTCGACGAGGAACCCGGTGACAATGAGTCGCTGTTGGCCCTGTCCAAAGAGGTTGCAAAACATCTGTCCGATATGCTCCCCAAAGAGGGGGATCTGTTATTTTGCGGATTGGGCAACCGCAGCATCACGCCCGATTCGTTGGGGCCCATCGCCGCCGAAAAAGTGCTTGCGACCCGTCATCTGCCCAAGGACATGCCTGAGCTCAAGGGGCTCCGGCCTGTCAGCGTCTTTTCGGCGGGCGTGCTGTCTCAAACCGGCATCGAGACCGCCGAACTCCTCAGCGGCGTCGTAGACAGAACCAAGCCCGCAGCAGTCGTGACGACGGACGCATTGGCCGCCCGGCGCCTTTCTCGCCTCTCACGCACGGTGCAGATCAGCGATACCGGCATCGCCCCCGGCAGCGGCGTCGGCAACACCCGCACCGCCATTGACGAAAAGACACTGGGCTGTAAAGTGATCGCCATCGGCGTACCGCTGGTCGTCGACGGCGCGACACTGGCCTGCGATCTTTTTAATATCGAGGAACAAAAGCGCGAGGAAACCCGCAAATTATTACCCGAAAAGGCGGAACAGCTGATGGTGACCTCTCAGGAAATCGACAAGATCGTCACAGCTGTCGGGCGCTTGATCGCGCTGGCATTCAATTTAGCCGCGCAGCCGTCGATGGACCCCGAAGTGCTGCTGGAGATGTCTTAA
- a CDS encoding stage II sporulation protein P has protein sequence MRTARNLKGLLKFLAVVTALVVAVVARNPLWEFSKKLAVAAARLQVPAVSITSEVVSDEPSELSEVSELSQTSEPEDDGIDPIEETLMMPTATDIEYDGVTLSNLTKNHTINIATYLAQKPVIDMVKNGRPQILIIHTHTTEAYLDEESDSCPSDYIGRGTDQEENIVAVGNVIADALNDAGINTIHITEVFDDPEFNGAYDRSAEAVEAMLKKYSSIEMVIDIHRDSLTDSDGTRIKPTVIIDGKKAAQVMIVAGCNEDGALEFLNWEYNLRFDVRLQQSMNELYEGLARPIYFVARRYNMHLTKNSMLVEIGTEVNTLDEALYSAQLFANSLLKTLDDL, from the coding sequence ATGCGAACTGCACGGAATTTGAAAGGACTGTTAAAATTTTTAGCTGTGGTCACCGCCCTTGTCGTGGCGGTCGTGGCGCGAAACCCGCTCTGGGAGTTTTCGAAAAAACTGGCCGTTGCGGCGGCCCGGCTGCAGGTACCGGCGGTCTCAATCACCTCAGAGGTTGTGTCGGACGAGCCATCCGAATTATCGGAAGTATCTGAACTTTCCCAGACTTCCGAGCCCGAGGACGACGGCATTGACCCGATCGAGGAGACGTTGATGATGCCGACCGCAACCGACATCGAGTACGACGGCGTGACTTTGTCCAATCTCACCAAAAATCACACGATCAATATCGCAACCTATCTGGCACAAAAGCCGGTCATCGACATGGTCAAAAACGGACGCCCTCAGATTCTGATCATCCATACTCACACCACCGAGGCCTATCTCGATGAGGAGAGCGACTCCTGTCCCTCCGACTATATTGGCCGCGGTACCGATCAGGAAGAAAACATCGTCGCTGTCGGCAATGTCATTGCGGATGCGCTCAACGATGCCGGCATCAATACCATCCATATCACCGAGGTCTTTGACGACCCTGAATTCAACGGCGCTTATGACCGTTCGGCAGAAGCCGTCGAGGCCATGCTCAAAAAATATTCCTCCATCGAGATGGTCATTGATATTCACCGCGACAGCCTGACGGATTCCGACGGCACCCGCATCAAACCCACCGTGATTATCGACGGCAAAAAGGCGGCGCAGGTGATGATCGTAGCCGGCTGCAACGAGGACGGCGCACTCGAATTTCTAAATTGGGAATATAACCTCCGGTTCGATGTGCGCCTGCAGCAGTCCATGAACGAACTGTACGAGGGGTTGGCTCGCCCGATTTATTTTGTCGCAAGGCGCTACAATATGCATCTCACCAAAAATTCCATGTTGGTTGAGATCGGAACCGAGGTCAATACGCTCGACGAAGCGT
- a CDS encoding SpoVA/SpoVAEb family sporulation membrane protein, protein MKHTPQTYEKLVADSAPKTNSVKNCFFAFVIGGFICCLGQGAFDIAMAGGMDKKGASAISSVLLIFLAALLTALNVFDKIGNIAGAGTLVPITGFANSVVSSAMEFKSEGLIFGTGVKIFNIAGPVIVYGTLFSAAYGVIALIFGLV, encoded by the coding sequence ATGAAGCACACGCCGCAGACCTATGAGAAGTTGGTGGCCGATTCCGCGCCGAAAACCAACAGCGTTAAGAACTGTTTTTTCGCATTTGTGATCGGCGGGTTTATCTGTTGTCTGGGGCAGGGGGCGTTCGATATCGCAATGGCGGGCGGAATGGATAAAAAGGGCGCGTCGGCGATTTCGTCGGTGCTTTTGATTTTCCTCGCCGCGCTGCTGACGGCGTTGAACGTTTTTGATAAAATCGGCAATATCGCAGGGGCAGGGACATTGGTGCCGATTACAGGATTCGCCAACTCGGTGGTCAGCTCGGCGATGGAGTTTAAAAGCGAGGGTTTGATTTTCGGAACCGGTGTGAAAATTTTTAACATTGCGGGACCGGTGATCGTCTACGGGACGCTGTTTTCGGCGGCCTATGGGGTCATCGCTCTGATATTCGGCCTTGTATGA